A portion of the Bacillus thuringiensis genome contains these proteins:
- a CDS encoding HU family DNA-binding protein, protein MNKTDLINAVAEASSLSKKDATKAVDAVFDSILEALKQGDKVQLIGFGNFEVRERAARKGRNPQTGEEIEIAASKVPAFKPGKALKDAVK, encoded by the coding sequence ATGAACAAGACAGATTTAATCAATGCTGTTGCAGAAGCAAGTTCCCTTTCTAAAAAGGACGCAACAAAAGCAGTAGACGCTGTTTTTGATTCTATCTTAGAAGCTTTAAAACAAGGTGATAAAGTACAACTGATCGGATTCGGTAACTTCGAAGTTCGTGAGCGTGCGGCTCGTAAAGGTCGTAACCCACAAACAGGTGAGGAGATTGAAATCGCTGCAAGTAAAGTACCTGCATTCAAACCTGGTAAAGCGTTAAAAGATGCGGTTAAATAA
- the folE gene encoding GTP cyclohydrolase I FolE: MAKVNLEQIEHAVRLILEAIGDDPNREGVLDTPKRVAKMYAEVFAGMHEDPKEHLHKVFGEDHEELVLVKDIPFYSMCEHHLVPFYGVAHVAYIPQGGKVTGLSKLARTVDTIARRPQLQERITSTVANSIMEVLEPHGVMVVVEAEHMCMTMRGVKKPGAKTVTTAVRGVLENDAAARSEILSFIKTK, from the coding sequence ATGGCAAAAGTTAATTTAGAACAAATTGAACATGCAGTACGCCTTATTTTAGAGGCGATTGGGGATGACCCAAATCGTGAGGGAGTACTTGATACACCAAAGCGTGTTGCAAAAATGTACGCAGAAGTGTTCGCAGGTATGCATGAAGATCCGAAAGAGCATTTGCATAAAGTATTCGGAGAAGATCACGAAGAGCTTGTACTCGTAAAAGATATACCATTTTATTCGATGTGTGAGCATCATTTAGTTCCATTCTATGGAGTTGCTCACGTTGCATATATTCCGCAAGGCGGAAAGGTGACAGGGTTAAGTAAATTAGCTCGTACTGTAGATACAATTGCACGTCGTCCACAACTGCAAGAACGTATTACATCAACAGTAGCGAACTCTATTATGGAAGTACTAGAGCCGCATGGTGTAATGGTAGTAGTAGAAGCAGAACATATGTGTATGACGATGCGTGGTGTGAAAAAACCAGGTGCGAAAACAGTAACGACAGCAGTTCGTGGTGTGCTTGAAAATGATGCTGCAGCGCGCAGTGAAATTTTATCGTTTATTAAAACGAAGTAA
- a CDS encoding heptaprenyl diphosphate synthase component 1 encodes MCDIYGGYAGIKEKLMEKLRHPYFINYIEEPFIDEEKIALLYGALKSANLHIEQIEHYVVTIMLVQIALDTHERVSNKAGEEAIESHKCRQLTVLAGDYYSGLYYYLLSMNRDIVLIRALAEGIKEINEHKIMLYQKAHETTGDIMKSVVTIESALLQKTCDHFHLSHWKPFITYVLGGNRLQKEIQLYADKQHSPVFQAMQDALGDKAEVVINGWMMELRKKEKQFLENHIDINEINSVLRDK; translated from the coding sequence GTGTGTGACATCTACGGAGGGTATGCGGGTATAAAAGAGAAATTGATGGAGAAATTACGCCATCCTTATTTTATAAACTATATTGAAGAACCATTTATTGATGAAGAAAAGATAGCATTGTTATATGGTGCTTTAAAGAGTGCAAACTTACATATAGAACAAATTGAGCATTACGTAGTAACAATTATGCTTGTGCAAATTGCGCTTGATACGCATGAAAGGGTATCAAATAAAGCAGGCGAGGAAGCGATTGAATCGCATAAATGTCGTCAATTAACAGTACTTGCAGGCGATTACTATAGTGGACTATATTATTATTTATTGTCTATGAATCGTGATATTGTTTTAATTCGTGCACTTGCTGAAGGAATTAAAGAGATAAATGAACACAAAATTATGTTATACCAAAAAGCGCATGAAACGACGGGTGACATAATGAAAAGCGTAGTAACGATTGAGTCTGCGCTCCTTCAAAAAACATGTGATCATTTTCATTTATCACATTGGAAGCCATTTATCACATACGTATTAGGTGGAAATCGCCTTCAAAAAGAAATTCAATTGTATGCTGATAAACAACATTCACCTGTTTTTCAAGCGATGCAAGATGCTTTAGGTGATAAAGCAGAAGTAGTGATTAATGGTTGGATGATGGAATTGAGAAAGAAAGAAAAACAATTTTTAGAAAATCACATAGACATAAATGAAATAAATTCTGTGTTAAGGGATAAATAG
- the menG gene encoding 2-heptaprenyl-1,4-naphthoquinone methyltransferase translates to MQQSKEERVHDVFEKISDKYDVMNSVISFQRHKAWRKETMRIMDVQPGSKALDVCCGTADWTIALAGAVGEQGKVVGLDFSENMLSVGKQKVEALQLKQVELLHGNAMELPFEDNTFDYVTIGFGLRNVPDYMHVLKEMTRVVKPGGKVICLETSQPTMIGFRQGYILYFKYIMPLFGKMFAKSYKEYSWLQESASAFPGMKELAQMFEQAGLERVQVKPFTFGVAAMHLGIKPESK, encoded by the coding sequence ATGCAACAATCAAAAGAAGAAAGAGTACATGACGTATTTGAAAAGATTTCTGATAAATACGATGTGATGAATTCTGTAATTAGTTTTCAAAGACATAAAGCGTGGCGTAAAGAAACGATGCGAATTATGGATGTACAACCTGGCAGTAAAGCGCTTGATGTATGCTGCGGAACCGCAGATTGGACAATTGCGCTAGCTGGAGCGGTAGGTGAGCAAGGAAAGGTTGTTGGCTTAGACTTCAGTGAAAATATGTTATCTGTCGGTAAGCAAAAGGTAGAGGCGTTACAATTAAAACAAGTAGAACTTCTACATGGGAATGCAATGGAGCTTCCGTTTGAAGATAATACGTTTGATTATGTAACGATTGGGTTTGGTTTACGTAACGTACCGGATTATATGCACGTATTAAAAGAAATGACGCGTGTAGTAAAACCAGGTGGAAAAGTAATCTGTTTAGAAACATCTCAACCAACAATGATTGGTTTTCGACAAGGATATATTTTATACTTTAAATATATCATGCCGTTATTTGGAAAGATGTTTGCGAAAAGTTATAAAGAATATTCATGGCTTCAAGAATCTGCTAGTGCATTCCCAGGGATGAAAGAATTGGCCCAAATGTTTGAGCAAGCTGGACTTGAACGTGTGCAAGTGAAACCATTTACTTTTGGGGTAGCAGCGATGCATTTAGGTATTAAACCAGAATCAAAATAG
- the hepT gene encoding heptaprenyl diphosphate synthase component II, translating to MKLQLMYSFLRSDINVIEKELKKTVASEQPLVEEAALQLIEAGGKRIRPVFVLLAGKFGDYKLDAIKHVAVALELIHMASLVHDDVIDAAFLRRGSATVNAKWGDRIAMYTGDYLFAKSLECITNIEIPEAHQALSHTILEVCKGEIEQIKDKYNYDQNLRTYLRRIKRKTALLIAASCQLGAIAAGANRDTVNRLFWYGYFVGMSYQIIDDILDFVSTEEKLGKPAGGDLLQGNITLPALYAMEDPVLRKKITSVHENTTASEMQEIIDAVKNSTAIDKAFAFSERYLHKALEIIKPLPRGQAKYALQNVAKYIGKRKF from the coding sequence ATGAAGTTACAACTTATGTACTCTTTTTTACGATCGGATATTAATGTGATAGAAAAAGAATTAAAAAAGACAGTTGCTTCTGAACAGCCATTAGTAGAAGAGGCAGCATTACAACTTATTGAAGCTGGTGGGAAGCGAATTCGTCCCGTATTTGTGTTGCTTGCAGGGAAATTTGGAGATTATAAGTTAGATGCGATTAAGCATGTTGCTGTTGCGTTAGAGCTTATTCATATGGCTTCTCTTGTTCACGATGATGTTATTGATGCTGCATTTTTACGACGCGGCAGTGCGACTGTGAATGCGAAATGGGGAGATCGTATTGCGATGTATACAGGGGACTATTTGTTCGCTAAGTCTCTTGAATGTATAACAAATATCGAAATCCCAGAGGCGCATCAAGCGTTATCACATACTATTTTAGAAGTCTGTAAAGGTGAAATTGAACAAATTAAAGATAAATACAATTATGACCAAAATTTAAGAACGTATTTAAGAAGAATAAAGCGAAAAACAGCATTATTAATTGCCGCGAGTTGCCAATTGGGAGCGATTGCTGCTGGTGCTAATCGTGATACAGTAAATCGTCTATTTTGGTATGGGTATTTTGTAGGAATGTCTTATCAAATTATTGATGACATTTTAGACTTCGTTTCCACGGAAGAGAAACTTGGAAAACCTGCTGGTGGAGATTTATTACAAGGAAACATTACGCTCCCTGCTTTATATGCGATGGAAGATCCAGTACTTCGTAAGAAAATCACATCTGTACATGAAAATACAACAGCAAGTGAAATGCAAGAAATTATTGATGCTGTAAAAAATAGTACAGCGATCGATAAAGCATTTGCGTTTAGTGAACGGTATTTACATAAAGCTTTAGAAATAATAAAACCACTCCCTCGTGGACAGGCGAAGTATGCATTGCAAAATGTAGCAAAGTATATTGGAAAACGAAAATTTTAA
- the ndk gene encoding nucleoside-diphosphate kinase: MEKTFLMVKPDGVQRAFIGEIVARFEKKGFQLVGAKLMQVTPEIAGQHYAEHKEKPFFGELVDFITSGPVFAMVWQGEGVVDTARNMMGKTRPHEAAPGTIRGDFGVTVAKNIIHGSDSLESAEREIAIFFKEEELVDYSKLMNEWIY, from the coding sequence ATGGAAAAAACATTTCTAATGGTAAAACCAGACGGTGTACAACGTGCCTTCATTGGGGAAATTGTAGCTCGTTTTGAGAAAAAGGGCTTTCAATTAGTTGGTGCAAAATTAATGCAAGTCACTCCGGAAATTGCTGGACAACACTACGCTGAGCATAAAGAAAAACCTTTCTTTGGTGAGTTAGTAGACTTTATTACATCTGGACCTGTATTCGCAATGGTATGGCAAGGTGAAGGTGTAGTAGATACAGCACGTAACATGATGGGTAAAACAAGACCACATGAAGCAGCTCCTGGAACAATTCGTGGAGATTTCGGTGTAACTGTTGCGAAAAACATTATCCATGGTTCTGATTCTTTAGAAAGCGCAGAGCGCGAGATTGCTATTTTCTTTAAAGAAGAAGAATTAGTTGACTACTCAAAATTAATGAATGAATGGATTTACTAA
- the aroC gene encoding chorismate synthase has product MRYITAGESHGPQLTTIIEGVPAGLSLVADDINEELARRQKGYGRGRRMQIETDQAQIVSGVRHGETLGSPITLVVENRDFAHWTKVMGAEPLTEQEEKEMKRKVTKPRPGHADLNGAIKYGHRDMRNVLERSSARETTVRVAAGAVAKKVLAELGIKVAGHVIEIGGVQAKKVTYNSIEELKSITEVSPVRCLDDEAGNQMMKAIDDAKANGDSIGGIVEVIVEGMPIGVGSYVHYDRKLDAKLAAAIMSINAFKGVEIGIGFEAAHRPGSEVHDEILWNEEHGYTRRTNNAGGLEGGMTTGMPIVVRGVMKPIPTLYKPLQSVDIGTKEPFTASIERSDSCAVPAASVVAEAVVAWELATALIEQFGLDRMELIRENIEKHNEYARGF; this is encoded by the coding sequence ATGCGATATATTACAGCTGGTGAATCTCATGGTCCGCAACTTACAACGATTATAGAAGGTGTTCCAGCAGGATTGTCTTTAGTAGCGGATGATATAAACGAAGAGTTAGCTAGAAGGCAAAAGGGATATGGGCGTGGTAGACGCATGCAAATTGAAACGGATCAAGCGCAAATTGTAAGTGGTGTTAGGCATGGAGAAACATTAGGTTCACCTATTACGCTCGTTGTTGAAAATCGTGATTTTGCACATTGGACAAAAGTTATGGGGGCAGAGCCTTTAACTGAGCAGGAAGAAAAAGAAATGAAAAGGAAAGTGACAAAACCAAGGCCTGGACATGCTGATTTAAATGGTGCGATTAAATATGGTCATAGAGATATGAGAAATGTACTGGAACGTTCGTCAGCGCGCGAAACGACGGTGCGTGTTGCTGCGGGTGCGGTTGCTAAAAAGGTGTTAGCAGAACTTGGTATTAAAGTGGCGGGCCATGTAATTGAAATTGGCGGTGTACAAGCTAAGAAGGTTACGTATAATTCAATTGAAGAGTTAAAGAGTATTACAGAAGTATCTCCTGTACGTTGCTTAGATGACGAAGCTGGTAACCAAATGATGAAAGCAATTGATGATGCGAAAGCAAATGGTGATTCAATCGGTGGAATTGTTGAAGTAATTGTGGAAGGAATGCCAATTGGAGTAGGTAGCTACGTACATTATGATCGAAAACTGGATGCGAAATTAGCAGCTGCAATTATGAGTATTAATGCTTTTAAAGGTGTCGAGATTGGAATTGGTTTTGAAGCAGCACATAGACCGGGAAGTGAAGTTCATGATGAAATTCTGTGGAATGAGGAGCATGGGTATACACGAAGAACAAATAATGCAGGTGGATTAGAAGGCGGTATGACGACTGGAATGCCAATTGTTGTGCGCGGTGTGATGAAACCGATACCTACACTTTATAAACCTCTTCAAAGTGTAGATATTGGTACGAAAGAGCCTTTTACAGCGAGCATTGAACGTTCAGATAGTTGTGCAGTGCCAGCAGCTAGTGTCGTTGCAGAAGCGGTTGTGGCTTGGGAATTAGCGACAGCTTTAATAGAACAATTCGGATTAGATCGTATGGAACTAATTCGTGAAAATATTGAGAAACATAATGAATATGCGAGGGGATTTTAA
- the aroB gene encoding 3-dehydroquinate synthase: protein MGNIHIQTKSKEYDVHVGKEALSYLTTIVQNMQPAVSNVMIISDESVASLHLQTVIDALQVEQDVFSFVVPSGEKEKSFENFYAAHTSALENKLDRNSLILALGGGMIGDLAGFVAASFMRGIRFVQVPTTLLAHDSAVGGKVAINHPLGKNMIGAFHQPEAVVYHTPFLQSLPEKEWRSGYAEVIKHALIGDVELYHWLKEEVQTLADLRDEKLIHILTKAIPVKANVVSQDETEKGVRAHLNFGHTLGHALEKELGYGNITHGDGVAVGMLFAIFLSEQVYKVNLAYEDIKQWFLKYGYPKMPRDLNVERLVQLMKQDKKANAGAIHMVLMQEYGVVNVVSISDETVHIALEAFQKDMV, encoded by the coding sequence ATGGGAAACATACATATTCAAACGAAATCAAAAGAATATGATGTACATGTTGGTAAAGAAGCGTTGTCATACTTAACAACGATCGTTCAAAATATGCAGCCAGCGGTATCTAACGTAATGATTATTTCAGATGAATCTGTTGCATCACTACATTTACAGACAGTTATCGATGCATTACAAGTAGAGCAGGACGTGTTTTCGTTTGTTGTACCAAGTGGCGAAAAAGAGAAGTCTTTCGAAAATTTCTATGCGGCTCATACGTCAGCTCTTGAAAATAAATTGGATAGAAATTCTTTAATTCTTGCACTTGGAGGCGGAATGATTGGAGATTTAGCTGGTTTTGTTGCTGCGTCGTTTATGCGTGGTATTCGCTTTGTGCAGGTTCCGACGACTTTATTAGCGCACGATAGCGCAGTAGGTGGGAAAGTAGCAATTAATCATCCGTTAGGTAAAAATATGATTGGTGCATTCCATCAGCCAGAAGCAGTTGTATATCATACACCGTTTTTACAGTCTCTTCCTGAAAAAGAGTGGCGTTCAGGTTATGCAGAGGTGATAAAGCATGCTCTTATTGGTGATGTGGAGCTATATCATTGGTTAAAAGAAGAAGTACAGACATTAGCGGATCTTCGTGATGAGAAGTTAATTCATATATTAACGAAGGCGATTCCTGTAAAGGCAAATGTTGTATCACAAGATGAAACAGAGAAGGGTGTACGTGCCCATTTGAACTTTGGACATACGTTAGGACATGCTCTTGAAAAAGAGCTAGGGTATGGAAATATTACTCACGGTGACGGCGTAGCAGTTGGAATGTTATTCGCCATATTTTTAAGTGAGCAAGTGTACAAGGTTAATCTTGCTTATGAAGATATAAAGCAGTGGTTCTTGAAATACGGCTATCCAAAAATGCCAAGAGATTTGAATGTAGAGCGCCTCGTTCAATTGATGAAACAAGATAAGAAAGCAAATGCAGGAGCAATTCATATGGTGCTTATGCAGGAATATGGGGTAGTGAATGTCGTATCTATTTCAGATGAGACTGTTCATATTGCGTTAGAGGCATTTCAAAAAGATATGGTTTAA
- the hisC gene encoding histidinol-phosphate transaminase, with protein sequence MRVKEQLLTLRAYVPGKNIEEVKREYGLSKIVKLASNENPFGCSARVTEALTSLASQYALYPDGYAFEIRTKVAEHLGIKAEQLLFGSGLDEVIQMISRALLHEGTNVVMANPTFSQYHHHAVIEGAEVREVSLKDGIHDLDAMLEQVDDKTKIVWICNPNNPTGTYVEKQKLLSFLESVPKSALVIMDEAYYEYADAEDYPQTLPLLEKYENLMVLRTFSKAYGLAAFRIGYAIGDAKLIGQLEVARLPFNTSTVAQSVALAALEDQAFLQDCVQKNAEGLNQYYAFCKEYNVFYYPSQTNFIFLKLGIPGNEAFERLMKKGYIVRSGAAFGIDDGIRITVGLKEENDEIIELLKELVNEQVQKEETYS encoded by the coding sequence ATGAGAGTGAAAGAGCAATTGTTAACTTTGAGAGCGTATGTGCCTGGGAAAAACATTGAAGAAGTAAAAAGGGAATATGGATTATCGAAAATTGTGAAATTAGCATCGAACGAAAATCCATTCGGTTGCTCAGCGCGTGTGACAGAAGCATTAACTTCTTTAGCGAGCCAATATGCCCTTTATCCAGATGGATATGCCTTCGAAATTCGGACAAAAGTAGCGGAACATTTAGGGATAAAAGCAGAACAACTACTATTTGGTAGTGGATTAGATGAAGTCATTCAAATGATTAGCCGAGCGTTACTACATGAAGGAACAAACGTTGTAATGGCGAATCCTACGTTTTCACAATATCATCACCATGCTGTTATTGAAGGAGCAGAAGTTCGTGAAGTATCACTTAAAGACGGTATTCACGATTTAGATGCAATGCTAGAGCAAGTAGATGATAAAACAAAAATTGTATGGATTTGTAATCCGAATAATCCGACAGGTACATATGTTGAGAAACAAAAATTACTTTCATTTTTAGAATCAGTTCCTAAGTCGGCTCTCGTTATTATGGACGAAGCATATTATGAATACGCGGACGCAGAAGACTATCCGCAAACACTACCACTTCTTGAAAAGTATGAAAATCTTATGGTTTTACGCACGTTTTCAAAAGCATATGGTTTAGCTGCTTTTCGTATCGGATATGCGATTGGGGATGCGAAGTTAATCGGACAGCTAGAAGTAGCGAGGTTACCATTCAATACATCAACTGTAGCGCAATCTGTAGCACTCGCTGCATTAGAAGATCAAGCCTTTTTACAAGATTGTGTGCAAAAGAATGCTGAAGGTCTAAATCAGTATTATGCATTTTGTAAAGAATATAACGTATTCTATTATCCATCTCAAACAAATTTCATTTTCTTAAAACTTGGTATACCGGGTAATGAAGCTTTCGAACGATTAATGAAAAAAGGATATATCGTTCGTTCTGGTGCTGCATTTGGTATCGATGATGGTATTCGTATTACTGTCGGTTTGAAAGAAGAAAATGATGAAATTATAGAGTTGCTGAAAGAGCTTGTAAATGAGCAAGTACAGAAAGAAGAAACATATTCTTAA
- a CDS encoding tetratricopeptide repeat protein produces the protein MQKFEQAVSYIENGEAEKGLQLLKEQLKIANDEEKYDIARYYHTLGFTDEALAITEDLRLLYPEESEFTVFLAELYIDLDKEDEAIEVLHDIPENDDLYVQSLLLVADLFQMQGFDDVAEQKLLKAKEMMPDEPVITFGLAELYSSKGEEQKAITYYESLLAEHKVMGGVVIALRLAETLSAIGNWEEAISYYEAGLEEQKDIHSLFGYAFTLYQGEEYQRAIGAWQELKELDPEYASLYMYLAKSYEKEGMLQESYETLHEGIKVDELSVPFYVELANIAAKLGKIVEAEEVLQKALELDPGHLGATLKYAYILKEQEKYEELIAIVERAIDSGEPDTQLLWDLAYAKKQLEMYSDALKHYESAYTSFKNHPDFLEEYGYFLLEEGKRKEAKEVFTQLLQLDPTQIHIEELLYNLEDFS, from the coding sequence ATGCAAAAGTTTGAACAAGCTGTTTCATATATTGAAAATGGTGAAGCGGAAAAAGGATTACAATTATTAAAAGAACAATTAAAAATTGCAAATGATGAAGAGAAGTATGATATCGCTCGTTACTATCATACACTTGGATTTACAGATGAGGCATTAGCGATTACTGAAGACTTACGTTTACTGTATCCGGAAGAAAGTGAATTCACTGTATTTTTAGCAGAATTATATATTGATCTAGATAAAGAAGATGAAGCGATTGAAGTACTTCATGATATTCCAGAAAATGACGATTTATATGTTCAATCTTTATTACTTGTTGCAGATTTATTCCAAATGCAAGGTTTTGATGATGTAGCAGAGCAAAAACTATTAAAGGCGAAAGAAATGATGCCTGATGAACCTGTTATTACATTTGGGTTAGCAGAATTATATAGTAGTAAAGGTGAAGAACAAAAGGCAATTACTTATTATGAATCGCTATTAGCGGAACATAAAGTAATGGGTGGTGTTGTGATCGCACTTCGTCTCGCAGAAACGTTAAGCGCAATCGGAAACTGGGAAGAGGCAATTTCTTATTATGAAGCAGGCCTAGAGGAACAAAAAGATATTCACTCATTATTTGGATATGCCTTCACATTATATCAAGGTGAAGAATATCAGAGAGCAATTGGTGCTTGGCAAGAACTAAAAGAATTAGACCCTGAGTACGCATCACTGTACATGTATTTAGCGAAAAGCTATGAAAAAGAAGGGATGCTTCAAGAAAGCTATGAAACGCTTCATGAAGGAATTAAAGTAGATGAGCTTTCAGTTCCGTTTTATGTAGAGTTAGCGAACATTGCGGCGAAATTAGGAAAAATAGTAGAAGCAGAGGAAGTTCTTCAAAAAGCGCTTGAGTTAGATCCAGGACATTTAGGCGCAACATTAAAATATGCGTATATCTTAAAAGAACAAGAAAAGTACGAAGAGTTAATTGCAATTGTAGAGCGTGCTATTGATAGTGGAGAACCAGATACACAACTACTTTGGGACCTTGCGTATGCAAAAAAACAATTAGAAATGTATTCGGATGCATTAAAACACTATGAAAGTGCATATACTTCTTTTAAGAATCATCCAGACTTCTTAGAAGAATACGGTTATTTCTTATTGGAAGAAGGAAAGCGAAAAGAGGCGAAAGAAGTATTTACCCAGTTATTACAACTAGACCCGACACAAATTCATATTGAAGAGTTGTTATATAATTTAGAGGATTTTTCATAA
- a CDS encoding ReoY family proteolytic degradation factor encodes MNTPVSVNEKKDFVKWFLNNYQLKQRECVWILNYLMSHDQLMHKVHFVEHAKYCPRGLVMSANCVKDTPFHFFKQNVMTTDAEKSFHDIRLNRDEDIYIQLNFKSSFQNANYVAVLEENPYLPKHIEVNEKDRLLAERFLEESVFSFRRERLLKQIDEALDKQDKEAFHRLTAELKTL; translated from the coding sequence ATGAATACCCCTGTTTCTGTAAACGAGAAGAAGGATTTTGTAAAATGGTTTTTGAATAATTACCAACTGAAACAGCGTGAATGTGTATGGATTCTGAATTATTTAATGAGTCACGATCAATTAATGCATAAAGTCCACTTCGTAGAGCATGCAAAATATTGTCCGCGTGGCTTAGTGATGTCAGCGAATTGTGTGAAAGACACACCGTTTCACTTTTTTAAACAAAATGTTATGACAACAGATGCTGAAAAATCGTTTCATGATATTCGTTTAAATCGAGATGAGGATATTTATATTCAACTCAACTTTAAATCATCGTTTCAAAATGCGAATTATGTAGCTGTATTAGAAGAAAACCCATATCTACCAAAGCATATTGAAGTAAATGAAAAAGATCGTTTGCTTGCAGAAAGGTTTTTGGAAGAAAGTGTATTTTCGTTTAGGAGAGAACGCCTTTTGAAACAAATTGATGAAGCGTTAGATAAGCAAGATAAGGAAGCGTTTCATAGATTAACGGCAGAGTTAAAGACTTTATAG
- a CDS encoding YpiF family protein: MKEGRNLKWIVKDVEQFEQAREYVDTGVIPLLSISAAKEMKMVVEQGEFIELLSMELEREYKGRVLLLPAFTYLVESQKNEKGRLQEWTNHLRSEGFKHIAYVTSDFSWKEDIQELQGDLFWFPSLALEQFSDQAKREVIHAHIKNIMVMLEDKWGN, from the coding sequence GTGAAGGAGGGAAGGAATTTGAAGTGGATTGTAAAAGATGTGGAACAGTTTGAGCAAGCAAGAGAGTATGTTGATACAGGAGTAATACCGCTTTTATCAATTTCGGCAGCAAAAGAAATGAAAATGGTTGTAGAACAAGGTGAATTTATAGAATTGTTGAGTATGGAATTGGAAAGAGAGTATAAAGGCAGGGTGCTTTTACTGCCTGCGTTTACGTATTTAGTAGAAAGTCAAAAGAATGAAAAAGGTCGTTTGCAAGAATGGACAAATCATTTACGAAGCGAAGGTTTTAAGCATATTGCTTATGTTACAAGTGATTTTTCATGGAAAGAGGATATACAAGAGTTACAGGGAGATTTATTTTGGTTTCCTTCATTAGCACTAGAACAATTTAGTGATCAAGCAAAAAGAGAAGTTATTCATGCACATATAAAAAATATAATGGTGATGTTGGAAGATAAGTGGGGAAACTAA
- the qcrA gene encoding menaquinol-cytochrome c reductase iron-sulfur subunit: MSEKEHRVSRRQFLNYTLTGVGGFMAAGILMPMTRFALDPVLRKEAGTDMVAVAQVKDITTEPKRFDFKVKQVDGWYKSEEPKSAWVHKDESGDIVAFSPVCKHLGCTVNWNSDKAHPNQFFCPCHGGRYTKDGINIKGTPPLAPLDVYESKVKDGTLYLGKAKPRGGAK, translated from the coding sequence GTGAGCGAGAAAGAACATCGCGTGTCAAGAAGACAATTTTTAAATTACACACTCACAGGGGTAGGAGGCTTTATGGCTGCCGGTATTTTAATGCCGATGACGCGATTTGCGCTTGATCCGGTGTTAAGAAAAGAAGCCGGAACAGATATGGTTGCTGTTGCGCAAGTAAAGGATATTACAACAGAGCCGAAGCGTTTCGATTTTAAAGTGAAGCAGGTTGATGGTTGGTACAAGTCTGAAGAACCAAAATCGGCTTGGGTTCATAAAGATGAAAGCGGAGACATTGTTGCGTTCTCTCCAGTATGTAAACATTTAGGATGTACAGTTAACTGGAATTCGGACAAAGCACATCCGAATCAATTCTTTTGCCCATGTCATGGGGGGCGTTATACAAAAGATGGGATTAACATTAAAGGTACGCCACCCCTTGCTCCGCTTGATGTGTACGAGTCTAAAGTGAAAGATGGAACGCTGTATCTAGGAAAAGCGAAGCCAAGAGGGGGTGCAAAGTAG